The genomic window GATATTTGGGATAAATGGAAAAGATACCATAGAAGTGCCTTACCTATTAAAGCAACGAGCAAACCAGGCTAGTTTGGTAGAAATTCCTTTTAAACAACTTAACCAAAGTGCTATTGGAGATATCTATTATTATACTTTCCAATTAACCGAAGCCAACGCCATCAACCAAATTAGCTTAGATTTTAGGCAAGAAAATTTCGATTGGAAAGTTAATTTAGAAGGAAGTAACGACAACCAAAACTGGTTCGGTATTTTAAAAGATTACCGCATTTTATCTATTAAAAATAACGAAACCGATTATCAATTTACCAAGCTAAGTTTTCCCAATTCTAAATATCAGTTTTATAGAATTGCTATTAAAAGCAATACGCAACCTACATTAACAGCAACAAAAACCACTAAAGTAGACACTATTAAAGGCATTTACGAAGAGGTAAAGTATCAAACTTATTTGTTAAAAAACGATACAGAGAATAAAAAAACGGTTATTGAAGTAGGTTTAAAAAATGCTGTTCCGGTATCTTATTTAAAACTAGATGCGCAAAGCGATTTTGATTTCTATAGACCAATTAAAATCGAATACGCTACGGATAGTATCAAGACAGAAAGAGGCATTGAATATCATTTTGCGACACTTTATGAGGGAACCATCAGTTCGTTAGAGGCGCCAGAATTTAATTTCACAAATACCATTACCAGCAAACTAAAGATTACCGTCAGTAACCACGATAACAGACCATTACGTTTAAGTGGTTTGGCAATTAAGGGAAATAGTTACGATTTGATTGCCCGATTTGATGACTTAAAAGCCAGTTATGCGCTGTATTACGGCAATGAAGCTGTTCAGTCGCCAAATTACGAAATTGAAAAATTTGAAAGTAAGATCCCTACCAACTTAACCAGCGTAACAGTAAGCCAAGAGCAAAAGAATCCTTCTTACACAGTTAAAACAGAAAAACCACTGTTCGAAAATAAGATTTGGCTTTGGGGTATCATGGCAATTATTATAGCTTTATTAGGGTTCTTTTCGTTTAAAATGTTGAAGAATTAGTGAAGAAAGCAAATAGCTTATTGTTTGATTAACCTCGCTACAAACATGCTGTCTGCCTTATCATGGTACCCCTTAATCAATTCCATTGTCTCTAATTTTAGAGGGAATTTTTCGAGTAGATAGTTTACCACTTCTTCGTTTTCTTGCTTAAAAACAGAACAAGTCATGTAAATTAATGGCTTACCCGGTTTAAGGTATTTAATCACATTTTCGGCAATTGCCTTTTGTAGCTTCACATAATTAGCTACTTTGTACTCTTCAAAGAAATACAGCATTTCTGGAGTTCGGCCCCAAGTACCAGCACCCGAGCAAGGCGCATCTAGCAAAATCCCATCAAACTCATAGTGATGTAATATTTGATCGTTATTTTGCAAAAGATCGATGGTTTTTTTCTGAAAATCTTTGATACCAGCTGCTATAAAACGCTCTTGCAAGTTCCCTAAGCTAGTTTCCCTTACATCGCTGGCTAGCAATTTAACTTTAGGCTCTAAGCTGTGTATTAACAGAGATTTTCCGCCAGATGCGGCGCAGCAATCCCACCAATAATCGTAAGGTTGCGGTTTGAAATAAGCTCCCGTTTTTTGCGAAGAAAAATCTTGCACTTGATATAAACGTGCATCGTCTATAATTTGCTCTAATTTTGTTCCGTTAGGTAAAGCCAACGTAGTATCCGAAAGTTCGTTTACCACAACACCAGCAGCCTCTATTTTAGCTTTAACTGTAGGCAAGTGTGTTTCGCGAACTCGGATAAACAAATCTGGCTGTACAAACAAAGAATATAAAAAGTCTTGCTCATTAATGCCATCAGAGAGGCTGGCTTTAAAAGGAAAAACATCTTCCAATTTAAAAGCTGGATATTGCGATTCTACAAAAGCTACTTTCTCTTTAATTGGCTTTGTAATATGTGCTGCCGCTTGAGGAAAAGCATGTTCGGTAACCAAACTTAAATCGACATTGCAAAGAAAATCTGCCACAGCCAAACGCTCTGTTGCCGGCAAAGTAGCCAATGCTTTACCTAGCCTAAAGTAACTGTAAATGTATCTGCTTGCCCATCTCCTATCTGACGAACCCATTTGTTTGTGCTGCTTAAAATATACAACCAAATATCTGTGAAGCGGCAATTTACCATCGTAACTTGCTAAAACCTGCTCAAATGCCCTGATATGATGGTGTACCTTCATGAAGTTAAAAGTAGAAAGTGAAAAATAGGTTAATTGCTGAATTGGTTATTCGTTTAGTTTTCGCTCGTTAATCTTTGTTCCTTGCTCCATATTCCTTGCTCTTTATTCTATCAATCCACCTGCACTAAAGCCGTATCTTTGTACTGCAAAATCTTTAAATGCTTGTTATAATATCCATATTCTGCATCGTAACCAAAATCAAAATCGTTAGTTAAGCCTTTATATTTTTCTTTAATCAGATAATCGGTGTAACTAATACCATACTTGGCCATTAGTTTACCGAAGTAAAATCCAATATCAAAACCTTTAAAAGCATATTCTGTAGGTTCAAATTCATATTTATCTCTATAAACCTTTACAAAATCAACCGCATTTTTGCTTTTGTAATCGATATGATAGGAAGAACTTAAAACAGTTTCTAAACTTTGCAACTGATCGATATTGTAAGTTTGCTTTGCCCAGTTTGGATGACCAAAAACTTGGATAGGATACCCAGCCACATTTTTTAAGCGATGTAATTTGGTTAAACTTGGGGCTACAAAAGGCGCATCATCTGAGCAAACCACCACCGCATACTTTTTACCTTTTACCATTTTAGTTTCAAACACGTAGGTAGAAGTAAACTCTTGCACTACAAAACTAGGATATTTACTAGCAAACTGACTTTTAACTGGACGAGCAAAAGCTTCATCAGATGATTTTTTAGTATTGATCAACACTACAATCGTTTGCTCGGCCTTGTTTTCTTTGGCAATATAATCAGCCACCCTCTTTCCATGCGTTTCAATATCGTTTACAATAGAAATTAAGTATGGGTTGTTAAATTCACTTGGTTTAGAGGCTGCCAGCGGAGAAATTAATGGTAATTTATTCACTTCCGAAAAGCCTGTCATGTACTTTACCCCATCAGGAAAAACCGGCCCAATAATTAAATTGCTACTTTTTACAGCCTCTTTCTTAATTAGTGTAGCCAGCTGACTATTATCATCTCTTGTATCAAAAACATTTACCTTGAAATTTAAACCTGTATTGGCAGCAGAGTCAATGCCCAACATTAAACCCTGATAAAAATCTAAAGCCATATCGGCTTTGCCAATTTGCGCTTTGGTAACTGTTTTCAGGTTAAATTTATTCAGCTGAAAAGGAACGAAAACGCTAATGTTACCTTGCGTAAACTTGGCAGCCGTTTTCTGTTCAACAGGTTTAGCCGGGGTTTTCACCACCGGCTTTGTTATTTTGGGCGAGCAACTCGCCAACACCGCAATAAAAGTAAGTACAGCTAAAAGCTTATTCCCACTCAATAGTTGCTGGCGGTTTCGAACTAATATCATACACAACTCGGTTAATCCCTCTTACTTTATTAATAATTTCATTGGATATTTTTGCGAGCACCGGATAAGGCAAATGGCACCAATCTGCAGTCATCCCATCTAACGATTCTACCGCCCTCAACGCAATTACGTTTTCGTAAGTACGCTCATCGCCCATTACCCCTACCGAACGCACTGGTAAAAATATCGCTCCAGCTTGCCAAATTTGGTCGTATAAACCAGCATCTTTCAAGTTTTGGATGTAAATATGATCTGCTTCCTGTAATATCGCAATCTTTTCTGCAGTTACCTCTCCAATAATTCTAATCCCTAAACCAGGACCAGGGAAAGGATGTCTACCTAAAATAAACGATTCTAAGCCTAAAGTGTTTCCAACTCTACGCACTTCATCCTTAAATAAAGTTTTTAATGGCTCTACCACTTTCAATTTCATGAAATCTGGCAAACCACCTACGTTATGGTGTGATTTTATAGTTGCCGACGGGCCGTTAACCGAAACAGATTCGATTACATCTGGATAAATTGTTCCCTGCGCTAACCACTTCACATCCTGAATTTGGTGTGCTTCATCATCAAATACTTCGATAAATACACGTCCAATAATTTTACGTTTCTTCTCCGGATCTTCAACACCAGCCAACTCGCCTAAAAATCTATCCTTCGCATCAACTCCTTTAATATTTAGACCAAAATCTTTGTATTGTTCTAATACGCTTTCATATTCGTTCTTACGTAACAAACCGTTATCTACGAAAATACAGTGTAAGTTTTTGCCAATAGCTTTGTGCAATAAAACCGCCGCTACGCTACTATCTACACCTCCAGAAAGTGCTAAAACCACTTTATCATCTCCTAGTTGAGCTTTCAAATCGGCAATGGTAGTTTCTGCAAAAGCGTCTGATGTCCAATCTTGGCTACAGCCGCAAATACCAACCAAAAAGTTGCTCAACAAAGTTTTGCCATCTGTACTGTGCGTAACTTCTGGATGGAACTGAATAGCATAAGTTTGCTCTCCTTTTACTTGGTAGCCAGCCACCCTAACTTCGGCAGTACTTGCAATAATTTCGAAATTTTCTGGCACTTGCGTAATCGAATCCCCGTGGCTCATCCATACTTGCGAATCAACCAAGATGCCTTTAAACAAAGGATTTTCGTTGTTCACAAAGCTTAAATTAGCTCTACCATATTCTCTCGTTGCCGATGCTTCTACATTTCCTCCACTTTGCTGTGCAATAAACTGCGCTCCGTAGCAAACCGCCAATAAAGGATAAGCTTTAAACAAATTCAAGTCTACAAATGGCGCATTTTCTTGACGCACAGAAGACGGACTTCCCGAAAGGATTACCCCTTTCACCGTAGAATCTAGGGCTGGAATGTTGTTAAATGGATGAATTTCGCAGTACACATTTAATTCGCGAACACGACGTGCAATAAGCTGTGTAAATTGCGAACCAAAATCGAGGATAATGATTTTTTCTAGCATCCGCAAAGGTAATGAAATTTACGATTTTAGAAGTACGATTTTAGATTATTTTGAAGAGCAAATTCAGTGCTTATCACTCTCGAAAGCCCTGCTTTTCGCTTTACTACATGGCAAACACACAGGTTTGCCATTACGTGCTCGCTTCTATCAGGTCTATTCAACAGAAAACATTACCGATATTAAGCGTAGTAAGTGCAAGTCGTATCGCCGTTGCAAGAAACGAAGCAATTTTAATGCGATAGTTTTACCTTAATAGAGCAAAAAACGTATAAGTTCATATAAGATTAAACGCTATATAAAGGCAAAGTAAAACAAAAAATGGTACCGCCGCCCAGATTGCCTTCGTACCAAATTTTACCGCCATGAGCATCAACAATTTGCTTACAGATAGACAGCCCAAGCCCATAAGATTTTTCGCCCTTGGTACCAAAACGTTTAGATGAGGTAAACAGCTGGAAAATATCGTTCCCATATTCCTTAGGGATGCCAATACCGTTATCAATTATTTTAAACAACACATTTTCAGGTTGCTTCTCTATTACAACTTTTATTTCTTGCCCAGCTTGGCTAAACTTAATGGCATTGTTAATCAAATTACTAATTACTCTTGATATTTTTTGCGCATAAATATCAGCCTCTAACTTGGCTACAGCTGTTTCAAATTTTATGTTTTGTTGTTTTTCCTCAGCCCTGTAGCTTAATAAAGCAATCGCATTTTTCACAATTTCAATCACATCAGCTTTAGTTACCTTAACCTCAAAATCTACACCCTGCTTATTTTCTGCGGCTTCAATTATATCGTCTATTAAGGTTAAGGCATTGTTGCAAGCGCCATCAATCAACGTAAGTTTATCCTTAATCAACCCTTGTTCATCATCCAAGATCATCAACTTTGTTAAACTAGAAATACCAACTATGGGGTTTCTTAAATCGTGGGCTACAGCTCTCAAAATGGTATCTTTTTCTTTATCGCTAACACTTAACTTGTTTAATGCTTCTTCCAGTTTGTTCTTTTGCAGCAAAATTTCATTATTAAGGTTCGTTAACTCCCTAATATTCTTTTTTGATTTTCGCAAATAGATATAGATAAGCACCACGATAGAAATAGCCATTGCGATAAAAACCATAGTGATGTAAAGGTAGCGCTGCTGAATTTCGGCCTCTCTTTTTAAGGAGTTAATTTCGCTCTCGTTGCTTAAATTTCTAAAACGCTCGTCTACACTGGTAGATTTTAGCTTATCGGTTTCCTTTTGTAAAGAATCAGAAAGTGAGGCGTAGCGTTCTAAATGATGTAGCGCTAATCTAGGCTCGCCAACTGCGTCTAAATGCTTCGAACTGAGCAGATGGTAAGTGCGTTTAAAATCTAACACATTAAGCTTTTCACTATCTTTTTTTAAAATTTGCAAATAATTTCCGGCTTTGGCAAGCTGCTCTGTTTCCAAATAAACTTTAATTAGTTTTATTTTTGCGGTAACCACATCTACACTATCATAACCGGGAAGATCGTTAATGGCTATACTTTTTTTAAGGAAAGTTTCGGCCTTGTCAAATTGCTTTTTACGCAACATCTCCCCTCCAATATTACCATACACTACTCCTCTGGCCGATAAATAGTATTTTTTCCTCTCTGGCAATGTATCGTTAGCTACAATATATTTTAACGCCTTCTGATAATAAATGATGGCACTATCAATTTTATTGGTTCGCGAATAACATAACGCGATGTTGTTAAGCAGCTCCTGTTGTCTAAAAACTTCAGAAAAACTGGTGCTGCATTGTTTCACTTCATCTAGTGTAATTTTAAAGTAACTGTTGGCATCATTATACTTACCTTGCTTGTACAAAATCATGGCAATGCGATAATTGTAATTACTACTCTTACACTTATCATCAATAACTGGCATCAGTTTCTTGCCTAGAAAATAATTTCGGTAGGCCTCTTCGTAAGCTTTTAGCCTAAATAAAGCATCGCCCTTAAAATAGTAGGCACTAGCTAGTTCATCTATGTAGTTTTTTGCACTTTTTGTACGTTCTACAGTATAAATCATGCTATCGGCATAAAGCAACGATTGTTGGTAATTGTTCTTGTAGAAATAATAAAAGTATAAGCTGTGGTAAATTTTGTATTTAGATTGGGGCGGCAAGCTCTTATCGTGGTTTAGCAAATATTGTAGCTTTTGTACGGCCTGTTCTTTATTTACCGTATCGTTATAAACCCAAGAGGTTTTATCGATTACCGAATCTATTAAACTAACAGAATTTTTAGGTGTGTCTGTAGTGCAAGACAACAAAACAGTACAACACATAAAAAATGAGAAACTTACGTAAATTATCTTCTTTTTAAGCGGCATTTTACAGCCCCTAAAATAGCAATTTTAATTACCATTTAAAAGTGTAGTTTTTACCCCAAACCTATTCAAGAAATCTACCCCTTCATCGCTGGCTAAACCTTTATAAGCAGCGTACGAATCGCGGTAAAAAACCTCTCTTATTCCCGAAGATAGGATTAACCTAGCACAGGCTATACATGGAGATAAAGTGGTATATAAGGTAGCGCCTTCTATTTTCGATCCATTTTTTACAGCGTAGAGAATGGCATTTTCTTCGGCATGTAAAGCCAGCGAACAACTTCCTTTACTATCTCTAGCGCAACCTGTTTCTGGCCATTCTTCGTCGCAATTGTGCGTACCTGGAGGCGGCCCGTTATAACCTATAGAAATGATACGGGTATCTTTAGTTAGCACAGCACCTACATGAGCCCTCACACAGTGCGAACGGCTAGCCAAATCTGATGCCAGGTTCATATAAATCTCGTTAAACGTCTTTTTTGCCATCGATATGAAATAAAAAAAGCTCTCCGATTAACAACCGAAGAGCTTTCAAAGCTAATACTTTTTACGGTAAGCTATCAAATTTCTTTTGGAAATTTAGTTTACACCAGTACCCGCCTTATGGCCTTTTATGGCGAAGAAAATAATGTACAAATACGCTGGTAGCATGGTGTATAAAAATGCGTGCTGAAAATCGATTTGCAAGCTATCTTTTAAAAAACCGTAAATTGGTAAAACTAAAGCACCACCAGCAATACCCATAATCATAATTGCCGAACCTGTTTTGGTAAACTTACCTAAACCTTTAATGCCCAAAGGGAAAATGGCAGGCCACATCAGCGAGTTCGCTAAACCTAATAAAGCAACCGAATAATAAGAAACGTAGCCAGAAGTAAACGCCGAAACAATGGTAAGCGTTACACCACTTAGGGCACAAATACGTAATGCCATTTGTTGCGATACAAATTTAGGAATGGCTACAATGCCAACCACATAGCCTACCAGCATACAAATGAGGGTAAACGAAGTTGAAAAACGAACCAGATTAGGGGCGATATTTAGTTCACGTCCATAGGTGGCGATACCATCTCCAGCCATTACTTCGGCAGCAACACAGCAGAAAATGGCAAAGGCACCCAAAAATAAGTGTGGATATTGAAAAACGCTGGTTTTTGTCGCCGTTTTAACCTCTGTTAACGCACCTGTATCTTCAACTGCATCTTCTTCTTCCTTAACTTCGGGCAAATTGATGAATTTGATAAATATGGCAAACAACACGAAAATTACCGCTAAGGCAATGTACGGTGTATGTACTCGCTGTAAAAGCTCGTCTAAAATTGCATTTTTAGCATTGATATCGGTAGTGGCATTAATTTTAGCGGTGGTTTCTTCTGCGTTTTTCAAGAATAAAATCCCGAAGATGATAGGCACCAACACACCAGCACCTTTATTACACAACCCAGCAATAGAAATACGTGCCGCCGCACTATCTATAGGGCCAATAATACTTAGATATGGGTTTACCGCCGTTTGCAATAAAGCCATTGCCGAACCTTGGATAAAAATACCGGTTAAAAACAATTCGAAACTTCTGTTATCTGCCGCCGGAATAAAGACCAAAGAACCTACACCCAACACCACCATGCCTAATACCAAACCATTTTTAAAGCCAATTTTGTTTAAAATCCACGAACTGGGTAAGGCTAAGAAAAAATAAGCAATATAAGAGGCAAAGGTTACGAAAAATGCCTGTAAATCTGTTTCTAGATTAAGTGCCAGTTTTAAAAATGGAATTAAAGTACCGTTGGCCCAGGTTACAAAGCCGAAAATAAAAAACAAAGCGCAGCAAATTACCATAGGCAATAAGGCAGTTCTGTTTTGAGGTTGTGTTGAGGTCATGTTTGTTTTTGGTTTTTAAATATCTGGCTAACATAAGTAAAAAGCAGCATATTTTAAATTATTTTAAAAACTTAAACGGTGTAAAACCTGATTTACGGCACAAAAAAAAGCGCCCCGATTAAAAATCGGGGCGCTTTTTGCTATAATAATAAATATTAATGTCCGCCTGATAACTTTTTATCGAAACTGATGCCTTGAGCTTTTAGTACAGAACTTGCTTTTAATGCGTAAAATACTAGGTAACCAAAACATAAAATACCAATAATATAGCTATACTGTATTCCAATTGCTTCGGCTAGCAAACCTTGCAACGGACTAATAATAGCACCACCCATAATCATCATAATCAAATAGCTACTACCTTGACTGGTATTTTTACCTAAACCGCTAACTGCCAATGTAAAGATACAAGGCCATAACGTGCTACAGAATAATCCTACGCTGGTAAGAGCATAAACACTTACCATACCAGACGTAAACATACCTATTAATATAGCCAAAATACCAATTAAAGAAAATATGAGTAGCATGTTAGCCGGATTACCTTTGCTCATCATATCTGCTAAAATTAAAACTAAAATGATTAAACCATAAACGTAAAAAGGAGCTAAATCATGACCAAAAAATGCATTAACAGCTAAGAAAATGCCAAATGCCAAATACGGAGCTACGAACCTTAATACTTTTTGTGATTTTACGTTATCCGTAAAAGCTTCAACTGCGCCAGTCCATCGGCCAATCATCATACTCGCCCAATATAAAGAGATATACGGAGCAACTTGACTAGTAGTAAAACCTAAATTTTTAATCATATACTCTGGCAAATTACTTGCCGTAGATACCTCTACGCCTACATAG from Pedobacter sp. SL55 includes these protein-coding regions:
- a CDS encoding DUF3999 family protein — its product is MKLKLKIKLLLPLLACVLLAKAQTNTYQFKRQITEVSTTWHSVKLPDDMYQKINLGFEDLRIFGINGKDTIEVPYLLKQRANQASLVEIPFKQLNQSAIGDIYYYTFQLTEANAINQISLDFRQENFDWKVNLEGSNDNQNWFGILKDYRILSIKNNETDYQFTKLSFPNSKYQFYRIAIKSNTQPTLTATKTTKVDTIKGIYEEVKYQTYLLKNDTENKKTVIEVGLKNAVPVSYLKLDAQSDFDFYRPIKIEYATDSIKTERGIEYHFATLYEGTISSLEAPEFNFTNTITSKLKITVSNHDNRPLRLSGLAIKGNSYDLIARFDDLKASYALYYGNEAVQSPNYEIEKFESKIPTNLTSVTVSQEQKNPSYTVKTEKPLFENKIWLWGIMAIIIALLGFFSFKMLKN
- a CDS encoding RsmB/NOP family class I SAM-dependent RNA methyltransferase, which gives rise to MKVHHHIRAFEQVLASYDGKLPLHRYLVVYFKQHKQMGSSDRRWASRYIYSYFRLGKALATLPATERLAVADFLCNVDLSLVTEHAFPQAAAHITKPIKEKVAFVESQYPAFKLEDVFPFKASLSDGINEQDFLYSLFVQPDLFIRVRETHLPTVKAKIEAAGVVVNELSDTTLALPNGTKLEQIIDDARLYQVQDFSSQKTGAYFKPQPYDYWWDCCAASGGKSLLIHSLEPKVKLLASDVRETSLGNLQERFIAAGIKDFQKKTIDLLQNNDQILHHYEFDGILLDAPCSGAGTWGRTPEMLYFFEEYKVANYVKLQKAIAENVIKYLKPGKPLIYMTCSVFKQENEEVVNYLLEKFPLKLETMELIKGYHDKADSMFVARLIKQ
- a CDS encoding ABC transporter substrate-binding protein; translated protein: MILVRNRQQLLSGNKLLAVLTFIAVLASCSPKITKPVVKTPAKPVEQKTAAKFTQGNISVFVPFQLNKFNLKTVTKAQIGKADMALDFYQGLMLGIDSAANTGLNFKVNVFDTRDDNSQLATLIKKEAVKSSNLIIGPVFPDGVKYMTGFSEVNKLPLISPLAASKPSEFNNPYLISIVNDIETHGKRVADYIAKENKAEQTIVVLINTKKSSDEAFARPVKSQFASKYPSFVVQEFTSTYVFETKMVKGKKYAVVVCSDDAPFVAPSLTKLHRLKNVAGYPIQVFGHPNWAKQTYNIDQLQSLETVLSSSYHIDYKSKNAVDFVKVYRDKYEFEPTEYAFKGFDIGFYFGKLMAKYGISYTDYLIKEKYKGLTNDFDFGYDAEYGYYNKHLKILQYKDTALVQVD
- the guaA gene encoding glutamine-hydrolyzing GMP synthase, which codes for MLEKIIILDFGSQFTQLIARRVRELNVYCEIHPFNNIPALDSTVKGVILSGSPSSVRQENAPFVDLNLFKAYPLLAVCYGAQFIAQQSGGNVEASATREYGRANLSFVNNENPLFKGILVDSQVWMSHGDSITQVPENFEIIASTAEVRVAGYQVKGEQTYAIQFHPEVTHSTDGKTLLSNFLVGICGCSQDWTSDAFAETTIADLKAQLGDDKVVLALSGGVDSSVAAVLLHKAIGKNLHCIFVDNGLLRKNEYESVLEQYKDFGLNIKGVDAKDRFLGELAGVEDPEKKRKIIGRVFIEVFDDEAHQIQDVKWLAQGTIYPDVIESVSVNGPSATIKSHHNVGGLPDFMKLKVVEPLKTLFKDEVRRVGNTLGLESFILGRHPFPGPGLGIRIIGEVTAEKIAILQEADHIYIQNLKDAGLYDQIWQAGAIFLPVRSVGVMGDERTYENVIALRAVESLDGMTADWCHLPYPVLAKISNEIINKVRGINRVVYDISSKPPATIEWE
- a CDS encoding tetratricopeptide repeat-containing sensor histidine kinase gives rise to the protein MCCTVLLSCTTDTPKNSVSLIDSVIDKTSWVYNDTVNKEQAVQKLQYLLNHDKSLPPQSKYKIYHSLYFYYFYKNNYQQSLLYADSMIYTVERTKSAKNYIDELASAYYFKGDALFRLKAYEEAYRNYFLGKKLMPVIDDKCKSSNYNYRIAMILYKQGKYNDANSYFKITLDEVKQCSTSFSEVFRQQELLNNIALCYSRTNKIDSAIIYYQKALKYIVANDTLPERKKYYLSARGVVYGNIGGEMLRKKQFDKAETFLKKSIAINDLPGYDSVDVVTAKIKLIKVYLETEQLAKAGNYLQILKKDSEKLNVLDFKRTYHLLSSKHLDAVGEPRLALHHLERYASLSDSLQKETDKLKSTSVDERFRNLSNESEINSLKREAEIQQRYLYITMVFIAMAISIVVLIYIYLRKSKKNIRELTNLNNEILLQKNKLEEALNKLSVSDKEKDTILRAVAHDLRNPIVGISSLTKLMILDDEQGLIKDKLTLIDGACNNALTLIDDIIEAAENKQGVDFEVKVTKADVIEIVKNAIALLSYRAEEKQQNIKFETAVAKLEADIYAQKISRVISNLINNAIKFSQAGQEIKVVIEKQPENVLFKIIDNGIGIPKEYGNDIFQLFTSSKRFGTKGEKSYGLGLSICKQIVDAHGGKIWYEGNLGGGTIFCFTLPLYSV
- a CDS encoding deoxycytidylate deaminase, with the translated sequence MAKKTFNEIYMNLASDLASRSHCVRAHVGAVLTKDTRIISIGYNGPPPGTHNCDEEWPETGCARDSKGSCSLALHAEENAILYAVKNGSKIEGATLYTTLSPCIACARLILSSGIREVFYRDSYAAYKGLASDEGVDFLNRFGVKTTLLNGN
- a CDS encoding sugar MFS transporter, which produces MTSTQPQNRTALLPMVICCALFFIFGFVTWANGTLIPFLKLALNLETDLQAFFVTFASYIAYFFLALPSSWILNKIGFKNGLVLGMVVLGVGSLVFIPAADNRSFELFLTGIFIQGSAMALLQTAVNPYLSIIGPIDSAAARISIAGLCNKGAGVLVPIIFGILFLKNAEETTAKINATTDINAKNAILDELLQRVHTPYIALAVIFVLFAIFIKFINLPEVKEEEDAVEDTGALTEVKTATKTSVFQYPHLFLGAFAIFCCVAAEVMAGDGIATYGRELNIAPNLVRFSTSFTLICMLVGYVVGIVAIPKFVSQQMALRICALSGVTLTIVSAFTSGYVSYYSVALLGLANSLMWPAIFPLGIKGLGKFTKTGSAIMIMGIAGGALVLPIYGFLKDSLQIDFQHAFLYTMLPAYLYIIFFAIKGHKAGTGVN